Proteins encoded together in one Desulfosporosinus meridiei DSM 13257 window:
- a CDS encoding response regulator transcription factor, with the protein MFNILVVEDDVNTQKLICAVLKRGGYNAFGAKDGLDALNRMERQYFDLIILDLMMPGMDGYQLCEELRDAGDNIPILMITAQQEIRNKHRGFLAGTDDYMTKPFDEQEMLLRIKALLRRAQIINEHKLTIGTTTLDYNTLTVTRGGDKMTLPQKEFYLLFKLLSYPNVIFTRLQLMDEIWGPDTETDEHTLNVHMGRLREKFKDNPDFELVTVRGLGYKAVKRT; encoded by the coding sequence ATGTTTAACATTTTGGTCGTCGAAGATGACGTGAATACCCAGAAGCTGATCTGCGCTGTCCTAAAACGGGGAGGGTACAATGCTTTTGGGGCAAAAGATGGTCTCGATGCTTTAAATAGGATGGAAAGACAGTATTTTGATTTAATAATCCTGGATCTGATGATGCCGGGAATGGACGGTTACCAGCTTTGTGAAGAATTGCGTGATGCAGGAGACAATATTCCTATATTGATGATCACGGCACAACAAGAAATTAGGAATAAACACAGGGGCTTCCTGGCAGGAACAGACGATTATATGACCAAGCCCTTTGACGAGCAGGAAATGCTGCTGCGCATCAAGGCTTTACTGCGCCGGGCACAAATTATCAATGAGCACAAACTAACCATCGGTACTACCACTTTGGACTATAATACTCTTACTGTTACCCGTGGCGGGGATAAAATGACCCTGCCTCAAAAAGAATTCTATTTACTCTTTAAATTGTTGAGTTATCCAAATGTGATTTTTACCCGTCTGCAATTAATGGATGAGATATGGGGCCCCGATACTGAAACCGATGAGCATACCCTGAATGTTCATATGGGCAGGCTGCGCGAAAAATTTAAAGATAACCCTGATTTTGAGCTGGTTACTGTGCGCGGACTGGGCTATAAGGCGGTAAAGCGGACATGA